The DNA region CTTTTGTTTGTTCGACCCTGGATACATATCCTTCGGCTTCAATGATTTTGGCCACTTTGAACTTCAGGTCAGAATAAGGCATCGAAACGAATTCTCTCTTGACCATCAGGGCGTTTCTAATTCTTGTCAGCATATCAGCAATAGGATCACTCATCGACATTTAGTCCCCCTACCAGCTTGCTTTCTTTATTCCGGGAATCTCCCCCTTGAGAGCCATTTCCCTGAAACAAATCCTGCAAAGACCGAAATCCCTCAAAAAACCCCTGCTTCTTCCGCACCTGAAGCATCGATTGTATTTTCTGACGGCGAATTTCGGTTCGCTTTTCTGTTTGTTTATCCAAGATCTTTTAGCCATTTAGACTCCCGCCTTTTCGGTTGAGCTTTTTCTGAAGGGGATTCCCATCAGTTCCAGCAAGGATCGGGCTTCCTCATCAGTTTTTGCTGTAGTCACCATTGTTATATTCATTCCGAGAATCGAATAAACTTTGTCGTAATCAATTTCAGGAAACACAATTTGCTCAGTGAGCCCGAAGTTATAATTCCCTCTACCGTCGAAGCCGTCTGTTTTAAAGCCCCTGAAATCCCTTATTCTTGGAGCGGCGACGTTTATCAGTCTGTCGAAAAATTCGTACATCATATTATTTC from candidate division WOR-3 bacterium includes:
- a CDS encoding type Z 30S ribosomal protein S14, with the translated sequence MAKRSWINKQKSEPKFAVRKYNRCFRCGRSRGFLRDFGLCRICFREMALKGEIPGIKKASW
- the rplE gene encoding 50S ribosomal protein L5 — its product is MPRIKDLYRKNVMKELEKKYSYKKMEIPKIEKIIVSMGLGKAIQDSKLMEAAVNDLMIITGQRPSVRKAKKAISNFKLREGMPVGISVTLRNNMMYEFFDRLINVAAPRIRDFRGFKTDGFDGRGNYNFGLTEQIVFPEIDYDKVYSILGMNITMVTTAKTDEEARSLLELMGIPFRKSSTEKAGV